In Kryptolebias marmoratus isolate JLee-2015 unplaced genomic scaffold, ASM164957v2 Scaffold54, whole genome shotgun sequence, one genomic interval encodes:
- the LOC108228566 gene encoding sorting nexin-9-like, which translates to FVSQALVLYDFVAEAGNNELSVKEGETVTIIDQTVGGGWIAAQNSHGHTGLVPEGYLQIGGEDSWSGGGASVSNSQGWDSQAYPQPYQAAEDDDGEWDDDWDDQSVSSYHGDGHMEEVGASGRSTHGPSVKISLNKFPFSKGPSPEVFLLSKPPNSRDRLPVYMGEVGPVWLYSTSPLDCIIADPKKESKLYGLKSFIEYQITPNTTNRPVNHRYKHFDWLYERLLEKFSSLLPIPSLPDKQVTGRFDEDFIRMRMERLQAWMTRMCRHPVVSQSEVFQLFLTYKDEKEWKAGKRRAEKDEMVGPMMFTLIEPEAAELDLTQVDQQCEQYSRFTKSMDDGVRELLNVGHTHWKRCTGPLPKEYERIGRAFQNLSIVFSSSKYPGEETLTNAMTAAGKTYEEIAQIVAEQPQKDLHFLLETNSEYKGLLGCFPEIITVQKAAVDKVKEADRLVSAGKINNSDRKCINHRISCMSYALQAEMNHFHSNRIHDYNRVMQFYLEQQVAFYQQIADKLREALSHFNTL; encoded by the exons tttgtttctcaggcTCTGGTTCTGTACGACTTCGTAGCTGAGGCTGGAAACAACGAGCTGTCAGTCAAAGAGGGAGAGACAGTCACCATCATCGACCAG ACTGTAGGAGGAGGCTGGATTGCAGCACAGAACTCCCATGGACACACTGGACTCGTACCTGAGGGGTATTTACAG ATTGGAGGCGAAGACTCCTGgtcagggggcggggcttctgTCAGTAACTCTCAGGGATGGGACAGTCAAGCGTATCCACAGCCATATCAAG CTGCCGAGGATGACGATGGCGAGTGGGACGATGACTGGGACGACCAATCAGTGAGCAGTTACCATGGAGATGGTCACATGGAGGAGGTGGGGGCTTCTGGGCGAAGTACTCATGGTCCCTCTGTCAAGATCTCTCTCAACAA GTTCCCGTTCTCCAAAGGTCCGAGTCCAGAAGTATTCCTGTTGTCCAAACCTCCTAACAGCAGAGACAGACTTCCTGTTTAT ATGGGAGAAGTGGGTCCAGTCTGGCTGTACTCGACTTCTCCTCTGGACTGCATCATCGCCGATCCGAAGAAAGAGTCCAAACTATACGGACTGAAGAGCTTCATAGAGTACCAGATCACTCCAAAC ACCACCAACAGACCTGTCAATCATCGCTACAAGCACTTTGATTGGCTGTACGAGCGTCTGCTGGAGAAGTTCAGCTCGCTGCTGCCCATCCCCTCTCTGCCTGACAAACAGGTGACAG GAAGATTTGACGAAGACTTTATCAGGATGAGGATGGAACGCTTGCAGGCTTGGATGACTCGAATGTGTCGGCATCCTGTTGTTTCTCAGAGTGAAGTCTTTCAACTCTTTCTCACCTACAAAGATGAAAAG GAATGGAAAGCAGGAAAGAGGAGGGCGGAGAAAGACGAGATGGTGGGTCCGATGATGTTCACTCTGATTGAACCTGAAGCTGCAGAACTCGACTTGACTCAGGT TGACCAGCAGTGTGAGCAGTACAGTCGGTTTACAAAGTCCATGGATGATGGAGTCAGAGAGCTGCTGAACGTCGGGCATACACACTGGAAACGCTGCACTGGAC CACTTCCTAAAGAGTATGAGCGAATTGGTCGAGCCTTCCAGAATCTGTCAAtcgttttcagcagcagcaagtATCCAG GAGAGGAAACACTGACAAACGCTATGACAGCTGCAGGAAAAACCTACGAGGAGATCGCTCAGATTGTTGCAGAGCAG CCTCAGAAAGATCTTCACTTCCTGCTAGAGACCAACAGCGAGTACAAAGGCCTGCTGGGATGCTTCCCTGAAATAATCACTGTACAGAAG gctGCAGTAGATAAAGTGAAGGAAGCCGACCGGTTGGTTTCTGCAGGAAAAATCAACAACAGCGACAGGAAGTGCATAAACCATCGCATCAGCTGCATGAGCTACGCACTGCAGG CTGAGATGAATCATTTCCATAGCAACCGTATCCATGACTACAACCGAGTGATGCAGTTCTACCTGGAGCAGCAGGTGGCCTTCTACCAACAG ATTGCTGATAAGCTGAGAGAAGCTCTGAGTCATTTCAACACGCTGTGA